A single genomic interval of Hydractinia symbiolongicarpus strain clone_291-10 chromosome 8, HSymV2.1, whole genome shotgun sequence harbors:
- the LOC130655585 gene encoding achaete-scute homolog 1a-like, with translation MATESLFNVLLNLPTELSSFEQFQSIKLEDVNECETDSLGSCCSSPTQSNSSDCSSPTQASDDSLSSSPGKSSDDFFTFPLCYNESSEKSSKGKKASRTENKVKRNERERRRVRRLAEGFRRLRSVVPGNAKKLSKLQTLQTALQYMFELSETIAAEDSRAIQNQIANQPSMEEQMYSQDCTMYNNMSLGSTQVLSHPPMQWSYNDIPPQSQQVYPVMDCVQQNPAWYLA, from the exons ATGGCCACAGAAAGTTTGTTCAATGTTCTTTTGAATCTGCCAACAGAACTTTCTAGTTTTGAACAGTTTCAAAGCATCAAGTTGGAGGATGTGAATGAATGCGAAACAGATTCTTTGGGAAGCTGCTGTTCTTCCCCAACTCAAAGCAATAGTAGTGATTGTTCCTCACCGACGCAAGCTAGTGACGACTCGCTCTCTTCATCGCCTGGAAAATCTAGTGATGATTTCTTTACTTTTCCTCTGTGTTACAACGAATCATCAGAGAAATCAAGTAAGGGAAAAAAAGCATCAAGAactgaaaataaagttaaacGTAACGAGCGGGAACGACGACGTGTTCGTCGCTTAGCTGAGGGATTTCGCCGGCTTCGTTCTGTTGTGCCTGGCAATGCGAAGAAGTTAAGCAAGCTACAAACACTACAGACAGCGTTGCAATAcatgttcgagttatccgaaACTATCGCTGCGGAGGATTCAAGAGCTATACAGAATCAAATAGCGAATCAACCTTCCATGGAGGAACag aTGTACTCTCAAGATTGCACAATGTATAATAATATGTCACTTGGCAGCACCCAAGTTTTATCTCACCCACCCATGCAATGGTCATACAATGATATACCACCCCAGTCACAACAAGTCTATCCTGTTATGGACTGCGTGCAACAAAATCCTGCGTGGTATTTGGCATAA